ACAGCTCAACACTCTCAAAGGAACCACCTCCagtcactgctgctctgctcctgcccacaTGTGCCGACTGCTTAACTTCCACTAGCAGATGCTGGCCACCTCATGAACCAGCTTAACTCACTGAATACCAGAAAGCTAACCTAACAAATACAGCACCAGTATGAATGAGGACTGTGTAGCCAAAGTAGGAGAAAGCAAGGGGACGTGCAGGAACAGGGAGACTCAGGCTTCTCCTATTTCACACACAGCTCAGGCTGCAGTTTCACAGACAGCAAAGACACAGATTCTAAAGGACAGAGGAAACATCAGGTTTGAATTACTACCACAGCACTGCTCACCCCTTCCATTTACATCCCCACTATCAtacatgttttcaaaaccagGAACCAGCACAAACTTTGTTCTTATGAACAAAGCATTTATGAGCTGGATATGAGTTAAATAACaagaagcaaacaagcaaaactacTTGGAAAGGAGACCAtagttaaaagaagaaaaaatttaaagtgCAACTTAAAAAATTCAAGTGATGCGAAGCCAAGAGTCACAGCTACAAAAGAGgtggaaggaaagcaagcacGGGTGCTTTTGATGTTATATTAAATGCAAgttaagaagaaataatttagatTGCTATTTAAAGCTGCCTATATGGACAGTTCAGCATAGTTGAGATCCCCTGTCTATGCGTAAGCTCTCATGCGCCCTTTCAGGACAAAGCTCAGGACAGGCAGGATCAAAGAGCGAAAGGTGCAGAGCACTGTCCCAGTCCTGTGATGAAGCACACACTCCTGCCCCGTGGTGGAAGCTCTCAGCTTAGCCCAGCTGATATGCTGTAGATGAGGGTCTGTGAATTTACACTTTCAGAGCTGGCTTTTTGGCTTTGGGATGAAACATAACAAAAGTACTTAAGGGTAGGCAGATAATTCATGAACTTGTTCACGCATCTAAGAGTGGCATGGTCCGAAGGAGCAGCGGCCTGAGCAGGTGCCAACACATTAAACAAGGGTGCAGGCTCATCACACAGGCATGAACAAACCAGCTACCGAGCTCGGCCTTTCAGCGTCCCATGAATGACCACGGCCTCCCCGCAGCACATCAGCTCCGCAGCTACGCCGCGAGTTCAGCAGTTTCCCCTTCTCCACGGGTAAATCTGCCCTGCGCTCCTCTGCCACGTAGCCGGGACCTTTCCAAGGCCCCCaacagctgccccagcccccccgccctcgccagcgccgcggcggggccgccccggcagcagcagccgggcccgggccccggGCGGGGGACGCAGCCCCCACCTGGATGAAGGCGTTGGCCTGGATGCACTTGGCGTCCTCCACCGTCACCCTGAGGCCGTTGGCCGTGGCGAAGCAGGTGGCGTGGTCCCGGAAGTGGACGGCCCTGAGGAGGCTGGAGAGGTGGCGGGCGTTGTCCAGGCTGGCGGTCAGCACGTACGGCTCCCCGCTGGCGGGCGGCTGCGCCGAGAACGGCATAGCGGCCTCCCGCCGCGCGCGCACCGCTTCCGGCAGGGACCGGAAGTGCGAGCAGCCGGACGTGGGAACAGCCGGAAGTGCGAGCAGCCGGAAGTGCTGGCCGCCGTGGGGCACGGCGTGGTGCGGCTGAGATGGCGGCGGCGAAGAGGAAGCGGCGTGACCCGGCTGCGCAGCCGAAGAAGCGCGCTAAGAGGGCCCCGAGCGCGGCCGAGCCGGATGGCAGGCCGGGCCCGGAGGAGTACAGCATCCCGCCGCCGGTCTCCCAGGTacctcccagccccctgcccggggcGGAGCGGAGTGGGCCGAGCCGGGCGGCCccgctctgctccctgcccgaGCGGCGACTGCCCGTAGGAAAGGCAGCTCGCCTGCGTGTCTGGCCCGCGTGCTAGGGAGGTATTCTCACCCCAGCGCGGTGCCGGGAGCCGGGGTGTCGGGGGGGTACCCGGCTGCTAAGCGAGGGTAGAGGGAGGcttatttataaatttttttgTAATCCCAGCGCAAATAAAAGCAACGTGCAATGGTATGTTATGTTtatgaaaatacacaaagaGCGTTATTCTGGTCGATGTGAGTACAATGTGTTACCATCATCTCAGAGGTACGTTAAGGAGTTGGATGATTCTGTTATACAGAGAGATTATATGGAAATTATGCCcgtttcatttaaaaattaacctGAGGAGGCTTCAGTAATTACCTTgtagtttgctttaaaaaaaaagatgaaagtcTTGAGATTTCTGATCACATGCCCATTGGTAGGAAAAGCCGAATTGTGCTCTGAGACTGCAATTTAGCTCAttttgcagggaaggaggggtgCCTTTTGTAACTAAGAAATGCTATGGGCTTTCTTAATACTTACTGGTTTTGTACAGCTTTGCACAGGAACATACTGAAGTATGAAGGATATTTCTTCATATAAAAAGTGTCCCTGCATTCTGTAGGGAAGTCATCACTCTTGCTGAGAGTGATTCTGTGCGGATGGGCAGATAATGTCAATAACAAATAATGTGTTTTACTGTAATTACACTTAAAACATTTATCGTTGCTGTGTTGTAGTAGCTTTAAGGCTAGAAACATCATGTTTAacttttgtgtctttttcttagggtaaatggaaaaacaagaaaCGAGtgcttattttctcttctcGTGGAATTAATTTCAGAACAAGGCATCTAATGCAAGACTTAAGGACCTTGATGCCCCACTCTAAAGCAGGTAGGGTTGAACATTGTCTCTAACTTATATTTAAGTTTCAACaacctgttctttttaaaaatgtggtacATAACTGTTTTGATGAAACTTTTatcttaaacaaacaaacagcatgcTCATTTCAAGCCAAGAAATACAGTGACTGTGGTAACTTGTATTTTAATAGTTTCTAGGAAATTACTCCTATGGCCTCAGTCCTGTAAATGCCCAGATacttttgttgctgtgtttaCCTGTTGCATAACATGGCTGAAACAACTTGATCGTTATTCCTGCTCTTTCATGTATAACCAGCAAATGTTTTGCGAAAGGACTGACTGTTGAAAGAACTTACTGTGTTAAATTGGTTTTCCAGCCTTCTGAATGTTGTTCTTGTCTTCCAGATACTAAAATGGACCGTAAAGACCAGTTGTTTGTAATTAATGAGGTAATCCTGGATTTAACTGgtgcttcttttttattttctctggaaatCAAATGTGCCAGAGAAGAGGGCAACCAAGTTCAAAGGATCTCATACTAGTTATAGGAGTTGGATAGCTTcatagatgaaaaaaaaatatttcaaaaagcGTTCGTCTTAAAACAGGGAGTTGATTTTTGattaataaaaccaaatgaaaccTTTAATTAAATGTAGACGTTTgttgtgaagaaataaaatggaatgtGTCTTTCTCTATATAGCTGAAAGGTGTCTTACAGGTTATACTTGGAGAAAGCAGGGAACAAAGATGCAGCCAGGCCAAACAATGTAGTAAGACAGTGGCAGTTCCGAAACTAGAACCTAGTGTCACAGCTCCTGTTCTAATGTTTATATACTGGATAGCTTATCAGATTGCTTGCAGCTTTAGCAAAGTTACTGCTCCTctaataaatacatgaaattttTCAACAAGTGCTTCAACTAGTTTGTGGATCAGTAGGTGTAATTTATTAACACAAGACCTTTGCTTTTGAACTTGCATTTTGGAGGGGGAAAGATACTAGAGATTAATGTGGAAAGTTTTTTAAACTCTTGAGAATTTTGTAAACAGCTAATTTGATGTGTCTTCTGTAGGTGTGTGAAATGAAAAACTGCAATAAGTGCATCTTTTTTGAAGCCAAAAAGAAACAGGATCTCTATATGTGgtaaggaaatgttttcttacatttctatACATAGCTGGGGGTGCTTCCATTCTGTCTAAGTTTTCTTAATATAATAGTGAAGATGCTTGAAACAATGTTGCTTAGTTAAACCTATATTAATCTTGCGCTTCTGTGGGTAGTGCAGGTTTACAGTACATGACCAGCTTTTATAGACTGTTGACAGAAGCGTTTCAAAAACTGGTTTAGAAAGAAAGTATTTACGTTAATAACACTATGAAAGTAACTGAAATCACTTCAGTAAAGACATAACTGGTTGGAGTGTACTGCAGAAATCCAGCATACTTTCTGCCTGCTgttgacatttttgttttctcttttcccccacTACCTGTCCTCGGCAGGCTTTCGAATACACCACAGGGACCATCAGCTAAATTCTTAGTGCAGAATGGTAAGTTGGTTGACAGTATTATGTTTGGactctttctctcttgtctGTACAGTTTTCTGTAAATACTAAAatggtcttttttaaaaaaaatcactgtagtTCACACACTGGCTGAATTGAAGATGACAGGAAACTGCCTAAGGGGCTCACGGCCCCTTTTGTCTTTTGATCCAGTAAGtataggttttattttattgagtATGCTTTCGTTTTCTTTGTGTGACTGCATTTAGCTTTGCatgtacatttacatttttttctttgtagacATTTGACAAGGAGCCACACTATGCCCTGCTAAAAGAATTGTTTATTCAGGTCAGTCTGTAGTTTTGCTGTCCAATGTTTCTTCTTCATTGGaaatgtttttgggttttttttacaacatatttaaaaatctcaagtgtttttttaagtagtaGTTCTACAGTTCTGAAATTGTAAAAACTCTTCAAAGCATTAGGGTCATGTGCTTAAAATTACTGGGACACTTGTTCTAAAGTTTTGAGTTTTAAAACGTAACCTGGGATTGGGATCttagcaaattaaaattaattaaaaatgagccAGTCGTCTTAAATTACAATTATTTAGAAATGCTGCCTTTTATTACAGATATTTAGTACACCACAGTATCACCCCAAAAGCCAGCCTTTTGTAGATCATGTTTTCACCTTCAGCATTACAGATGAGAGGATCTGGTTTCGGAATTACCAGGTTGGTGGTTTCTTTTGACTCTTCAAGAGATGCTCAGTGGAGTCATTTCATATCACATCCATTAACTACAATAATACTAGAAGAATAATTATGATCAGGATATGCCAGCACCTATTGCTTACACAGAATAATTACAGTGTCCTAAAATGACTTACCTTCTCCCGTATCTCTGGAGAGAGCTGGTTTTGTGTACTTCAGCTTGCATTCTGTTAGTTGTGACTCTGTGATGGTTGCCTCAGTAGCGGGAAGCACTAGTCAAAGCCTAAGCTTTGCTTGCCTTTTAACCTTACTTGCTGCTTTGACCCAAAGTGTGCTGGAGCTTACTTTCTAAAGGAGGAAATCACAAATACCTAGTACACTCTAAGTGCTTGCTTGAACCTAAAAGAACTGATTTATATACAGAATTGTGTTTATACAAGTCTAGTTTAATCAGCTTTGGTGGCGTCATATGTTGGGATTTTAAATTCAGTTGTGTATCACCATATGCAGGGTGCCTGCAAGGCTATATACTTTGATTTGATTGATGAGAAATGAAGacagtattctttttttattgcagataATAGAAGAATGTGCATCTCTAGTAGAAATTGGTCCTCGTTTTGTCCTGAACCTCATAAAAATCTTCCAAGGTAGCTTTGGAGGACCAACTCTGTATGAAAATCCCCATTACCAGTCCCCAAATATGGTAAGCagctttgtcttctcttttcatttagcaactgattttaaaactgaCCTTGCAGTCTGTTTGTGGAGGAGAATAATGCATGCCTTTCCCTGGGACCCTTTGTACAAAGGAGTGCCACAGCTGATCACAATTTGAGACAGagtaattttgtaaaaatggaATGAATGCAAAATTCATGTCACTGAAAAGACAGCATTACACTGAAGATTTTGAACATTAAGCAGAAAAACTACCACCTGTTCCTGTAATATCTGACTTCCTTCTTGTTTATTCGAAACCTgattaaattcttatttttatagcATCGACGGCTGATCAGATTATCAGTGGCAGCTAAGTTTAGAGAGAAACAGCAAGTGAAGGAAGTCCGAATGATTGAGAAAAAAGGGACCAAAGTGCTTATTGAAGAAGATCCCACTGAGGTGGTCTTTGAAACTCCAGCTGAAGAACGGCCAGTGGAAATACAGCTCGTGAAACCAGAGTCAAAGCCAATTGTTAAGGATAAAAGGAAGCCACGCaaaattcagaggaagaaacaaaaaaagctttttagaaCTGAAGCATCAGCATAAATGTTACAAGTGATGAAACTAGCTATATTGacataattttgtaaatatttgtttttacaggCAGAACTtgacttcagttttaaataaacaaaatatcaGTCTCTTTATTAGGATTGAGTttgcacttttattttcttccagtctttGAGAGGATTCTGGGTTTTGAAAACAGCatggcagcagggaagggggaaTAAGACTCCAAATATGTCTGCTTTTGAGAAATGGCCTCTTACATTTGAATACCTCTGGGAAACAGCTCAGCATAACAGGtgcaaggaataaaaataactggTCATTGGTGCTCATCATGAGTTGCAATTCAAAAGTCAGCTTTCCTAGTCTTAACAGCAGTAGAAAATCCTTTAAGAGGTTTCTTCTGAGGAGtggtgttgattttttttttttttttttcctcttcatagTCCCTAGGGAATGCAAAGAGTTACAGCctcttaattgctttttttttttttaattggtagtaaaaaaggctgctgcttttgactGTGGTAACTCTTCTGCCTAATAAGATTCACAGGACCTGAACAGCTATGGGGGAGAAACAGGCTAACTTCGGAGTCTAGCCCGTAATACCAAATTCATTGCAGGTTCCCTGAAGACAAGAGGTTGGGTATCAAAACCATACGCAGTGGCCTGAAGTAGAATTGCCCATGATTCTCTGTTACAGGAACAGTGCTTAAAAGCATGGATTTTAAGAAATGTCTGCGAGTCTGCCCTTTTGCCAGAGTAGTTAAATGAGTTCACTGCATTTGTAAGTTACTAGGGCAGGAAAGGAGCATACAGCCATTCTCTCACAGAAAGCCTAATGGCATCAGCCTCCAACCAGACTAAAAAATCAGGTGAGAATTTCTCTGTAGTGCTCAGCTAAAGTCTTGATTCCAAGAAACATTTCTTGACTAATGTTAGCAAACTATTATAGACCTCTTGGGGAGCCTCCAGTTCCAGACCTTATGACCTGGTTCTTCCACTGATTCTAGTGCTGTCTCTCTGTCCGCTCATCCAGCTTCCCTGTGTTTCAAGGTATTGATTGTGCCCTGTTCCTACTTGGTTCTTCTTGGTTTCAGCCTCTGGCATCTTGGTGCTGAACGGGCACAGCTGCAATGAGGTGGTTTGTGTGCCATCTGATTGGAAAGGCTGGTAAATAGAGGCAATTGTTCAGTTCACGTGGTCTGATACATAGAATCAAAGAATATCTCTAGCTGACACTCATGAGGATCAAGTCCAGCTCTGCTCAGAACAGCCTAacactaaaccatatgactaagatCACagtccagatgctccttgaacgCTGGCAGGTTTGGTGCTGTGACCAGCTCCAGGGactgaccaccctttcagtgaagagccttttcctaatgtccagccTGAACTTCTCTTGATGCAGcgtcatggtttaaccccagctggcagctaagcaCCGCACAGCCAGTGGCTCGCTCCccccctgtgctgggatgggggagagaattgaaagaatgaaagagaaaagtcatgggttgagataatTCCAGTTCAAcaattaaagcaaaagctgcgcacacaagcaaaacagaaggaatTAGCTCACACTTCCCATGGGCcggcaggtgttcagccatctccaccaaagcagggctccatcatgtgaAATTGGGAAGATAAACATGGTAAGTCTGACTgtctcccctttccttcttcccccagctttgtaTGCTGAGGGAGAAACAACGTATGGAACGGTTCTGAGGtcagctgggggcagctgtccgggctgtgccccctcccaaccccctgtgcccccccagcccctcgctggtggggtggggtgagaggcagaacaGGCCTTGGCTCGGGGTGAGCGCTGCGCAGCTGTAATGCAGACAGCCCCGCGTTACCAGcgctgtttccagcacaaatccgtaacacagccccacaccagcttctgtgaaggaaatcaactctgtcccagccaaaaccagcacacgcAGCTTCACTCCACCCCCCGGTGCCGGCCGCTGCCGCCAGAGAGGGATCCCGGCTCCCCCTCCGCCGCCGGCCCTGGGGAGGCGCAGCTGCCATGAGgcccccctcagccttctccccGCTGACCCAGCCGGGTgccctcagccgctcctccgATGCCTTTTGCCCGGGAGGCGTTTTGCCATCTCGGTTCACCCTCCTCTGGGCACACCCGAGCAGCTCCATGTCCTTCGGACACCGGGGCGCCCAAACCGCACGCAGCGCCGGTGGCCGTGGCGAGCGGCACGCTCCG
The window above is part of the Falco cherrug isolate bFalChe1 chromosome Z, bFalChe1.pri, whole genome shotgun sequence genome. Proteins encoded here:
- the BRIX1 gene encoding ribosome biogenesis protein BRX1 homolog; this encodes MAAAKRKRRDPAAQPKKRAKRAPSAAEPDGRPGPEEYSIPPPVSQGKWKNKKRVLIFSSRGINFRTRHLMQDLRTLMPHSKADTKMDRKDQLFVINEVCEMKNCNKCIFFEAKKKQDLYMWLSNTPQGPSAKFLVQNVHTLAELKMTGNCLRGSRPLLSFDPTFDKEPHYALLKELFIQIFSTPQYHPKSQPFVDHVFTFSITDERIWFRNYQIIEECASLVEIGPRFVLNLIKIFQGSFGGPTLYENPHYQSPNMHRRLIRLSVAAKFREKQQVKEVRMIEKKGTKVLIEEDPTEVVFETPAEERPVEIQLVKPESKPIVKDKRKPRKIQRKKQKKLFRTEASA